A stretch of Prosthecobacter debontii DNA encodes these proteins:
- a CDS encoding YybH family protein: MKASSNRATDGLRISGMTTTLESPPDVAAIHAEIDAWADAIRHKDVNNALSHFAPQSVRFFMGPPLETDSPLKDNLENWFRTFDGELGYEVRGLTITASGDLAYSHSFNHLCGTKTDGQQADVWFRETLCFRKIGGQWRIVHAHESVPFYMDGTQRAALDLQPPSLG, translated from the coding sequence ATGAAAGCATCATCCAACCGCGCGACCGATGGCCTGCGAATCAGTGGCATGACTACAACCCTCGAATCCCCACCTGATGTGGCGGCCATCCATGCGGAGATCGATGCATGGGCGGATGCCATCCGTCATAAGGACGTGAATAACGCCCTCTCTCACTTTGCGCCTCAGTCGGTGCGTTTTTTCATGGGCCCGCCCTTGGAAACCGATTCACCGCTCAAGGATAACCTGGAAAACTGGTTCCGTACCTTTGACGGTGAGCTCGGTTATGAAGTCCGTGGCCTCACCATTACCGCCAGCGGTGACTTAGCCTACAGCCACAGTTTCAACCACCTCTGCGGCACGAAGACCGATGGTCAGCAGGCGGACGTGTGGTTCCGTGAGACGCTGTGCTTCCGCAAGATCGGTGGTCAATGGCGCATCGTGCATGCCCATGAGTCCGTGCCCTTTTACATGGATGGCACTCAGCGCGCGGCCCTAGACCTGCAACCACCGAGCCTTGGGTAA
- a CDS encoding arylsulfatase — MKWKFTACLVSLSWCLSAVLSVAAEDRPNIIFILCDDLAQGDLGCYGQKLIQTPNLDRMAAEGTMYPQLYSGTSVCAPSRSSLMTGFHMGHCPIRANREIQPEGQMPLPEGTKTVAHILKEAGYATACTGKWGMGMFDTTGSPLKMGFDHFYGYNCQRHAHSYFPTYLWKDDQHVELDGKTYAQELIIQDTLGWVRAQAGKPFFLFHAVTLPHGKFEIDDQGIYKDKPWTELQKNYAAMVTRLDSDVGRLLALLKELKVDERTLVIFAGDNGASFAPDSEVGRLFDQSMGGKLRGYKRSLYEGGLRQAGIARWPGHVPAGQVNETPWAFWDFLPTAAELAGAKLTAGANSDGLSMVPLLTGGGAPQHSSFYWELHEGTSLQALRFGDWKAVKNGPQAKTELYDLKTDLSESHDIAAENSGIVAKAETIMAASRAKDPLWPLVQKQPGRGKGKGKAPVKTKAKAAAKD, encoded by the coding sequence ATGAAGTGGAAGTTTACAGCCTGTCTTGTGTCCTTGTCCTGGTGTTTGTCAGCGGTCCTGTCCGTAGCTGCGGAGGATCGGCCTAACATCATCTTCATTCTCTGCGATGACCTGGCTCAGGGAGATCTGGGCTGTTATGGGCAGAAGCTGATTCAGACGCCGAATCTGGATCGCATGGCGGCCGAGGGCACGATGTATCCGCAGCTCTACTCCGGCACCAGCGTGTGTGCGCCCTCGCGTAGCTCCCTCATGACCGGCTTTCACATGGGCCACTGCCCGATTCGCGCGAATCGTGAGATCCAGCCCGAGGGGCAGATGCCTTTACCCGAAGGCACAAAAACGGTCGCCCACATCCTCAAGGAGGCGGGTTATGCTACGGCCTGCACGGGCAAGTGGGGCATGGGCATGTTCGATACCACGGGCAGCCCTCTGAAGATGGGCTTTGATCACTTCTATGGCTACAATTGCCAGCGCCATGCCCACAGTTATTTCCCCACCTACCTGTGGAAGGACGACCAGCACGTGGAGCTGGATGGCAAGACCTACGCGCAGGAGCTCATCATCCAGGATACCCTGGGCTGGGTGCGTGCCCAGGCCGGGAAGCCCTTCTTTCTTTTTCACGCGGTAACGCTGCCGCATGGCAAATTCGAGATCGACGACCAAGGCATCTACAAGGACAAGCCGTGGACGGAGTTGCAAAAGAACTACGCCGCCATGGTCACCCGCCTGGACAGTGATGTGGGGCGGCTCTTGGCCTTGCTGAAGGAACTCAAGGTGGATGAGCGCACGCTGGTCATCTTTGCTGGAGACAACGGGGCTTCCTTTGCTCCGGATTCTGAGGTGGGGCGTCTGTTTGATCAATCCATGGGCGGCAAACTGCGCGGGTATAAACGCAGCCTGTATGAAGGAGGGCTGCGTCAGGCCGGCATCGCCCGCTGGCCAGGGCATGTGCCCGCAGGTCAGGTGAATGAAACCCCGTGGGCCTTCTGGGACTTCCTGCCCACGGCGGCTGAGCTGGCCGGGGCGAAACTCACGGCGGGTGCCAACAGTGATGGCCTCTCCATGGTGCCGCTGCTGACCGGTGGCGGGGCCCCACAGCACTCCAGCTTTTACTGGGAACTCCATGAGGGCACCTCCCTCCAGGCCCTGCGTTTTGGCGACTGGAAGGCGGTCAAAAATGGCCCCCAGGCCAAGACCGAGCTCTATGATCTGAAGACCGATCTCAGTGAGTCCCACGACATCGCTGCGGAGAACTCGGGCATCGTGGCGAAGGCCGAAACGATCATGGCCGCCTCTCGCGCTAAGGATCCTCTCTGGCCTCTGGTGCAAAAGCAGCCCGGCAGAGGCAAAGGTAAGGGGAAAGCTCCAGTCAAAACGAAGGCCAAGGCCGCGGCGAAAGACTGA
- a CDS encoding zinc-binding alcohol dehydrogenase family protein: MKAISFYQPLPSSDPQSLVDVTVTAPVPGPRDLVVEVKAVSVNPVDTKIRSGGGPVAPGAALKILGWDAAGIVKEVGSEVTLFAPGDEVYYAGDVDRPGSYAEFQCVDERIVGQKPRTLSFAEAAALPLTTITAWEMLFDRMRILRGDQGAILIVGGAGGVGSIAIQLARQLTDLTVIATASRPETQDWCLKMGAHHVIDHSQPLAAQVLALAPEGVTHVLALTRTEDHYDEIIQAMAPQSAIALIENPNRPLELTKLKPKSISLHWEFMFTRSRYQTADMAKQGELLNHVSHLVDAHQIQTTLKEDYSPLTAENLRRAHQLVESGRSIGKVVLAGS, encoded by the coding sequence ATGAAAGCCATCAGCTTCTACCAGCCTCTGCCCAGCAGTGATCCCCAATCTCTCGTGGACGTGACCGTGACTGCGCCCGTGCCAGGGCCGCGCGATCTGGTGGTGGAGGTGAAAGCCGTGTCGGTGAATCCCGTGGATACGAAGATCCGCTCCGGAGGCGGGCCGGTGGCTCCAGGCGCTGCCCTGAAGATCCTAGGCTGGGACGCCGCCGGGATCGTCAAAGAGGTGGGTAGCGAGGTCACACTCTTTGCCCCTGGGGATGAGGTTTATTATGCAGGGGATGTGGATCGCCCCGGTTCCTATGCGGAGTTCCAGTGTGTGGATGAGCGCATCGTCGGACAAAAGCCGCGCACGCTCAGCTTTGCCGAGGCCGCAGCCCTGCCCCTGACCACCATCACGGCCTGGGAGATGCTGTTTGATCGCATGCGCATCCTGCGTGGAGATCAGGGAGCCATCCTCATTGTCGGCGGTGCCGGTGGCGTGGGGTCTATCGCCATCCAGCTCGCCCGCCAGCTCACCGATCTCACGGTCATCGCCACCGCGTCACGGCCTGAGACGCAGGACTGGTGCCTGAAGATGGGCGCGCATCATGTCATTGACCACAGCCAGCCGCTGGCCGCGCAGGTGCTGGCGCTGGCCCCTGAGGGAGTCACGCATGTTTTAGCCCTGACCCGCACGGAGGATCACTACGATGAGATCATCCAGGCCATGGCCCCGCAGAGCGCCATCGCCCTCATCGAGAATCCCAACCGCCCCCTGGAGCTGACCAAACTCAAGCCCAAGAGCATCTCCCTGCACTGGGAGTTCATGTTCACCCGCTCGCGCTATCAGACCGCTGACATGGCTAAGCAAGGCGAGCTGCTCAACCACGTCTCTCATCTGGTGGATGCGCATCAGATCCAGACGACGCTGAAGGAAGACTACAGCCCCCTGACCGCCGAGAACCTGCGCCGCGCCCACCAGCTCGTGGAAAGCGGACGCAGCATTGGCAAGGTGGTGCTGGCCGGGTCTTGA
- a CDS encoding nuclear transport factor 2 family protein: protein MKTEPSALITRFIAAMNAQDSAAYLALFHPEAYVHDEGHGHQGTEQIRGWIEKAWACYQPQLVLQEVLSTGENTAFLGEVSGTFPGSPIVLKHELEVKDHLITELKIAP from the coding sequence ATGAAAACCGAACCGTCTGCCCTCATCACCCGTTTTATCGCCGCCATGAATGCCCAAGACAGCGCCGCCTACCTGGCTTTGTTCCATCCAGAGGCCTATGTCCACGACGAAGGCCACGGGCATCAAGGGACAGAGCAAATCCGTGGCTGGATTGAAAAAGCCTGGGCGTGTTATCAGCCTCAGTTGGTTTTGCAGGAGGTGCTTTCCACCGGTGAAAACACGGCTTTTCTCGGGGAAGTCTCCGGGACCTTCCCAGGCAGCCCCATCGTGCTGAAACATGAGCTAGAAGTGAAGGATCACCTCATCACGGAATTGAAGATCGCACCTTGA
- a CDS encoding Dabb family protein — MKRLHISPLHQACLALLTLGVMLMASCSSATLPQGKLHQVGFVWLKNPQDRSRIIEAVHDFGKHIPEVRSAAVGTPMSVGSRLADTSYDVAFVLTFDDDAARQRYAAHPVHEKAAQEVFLPLSRKLLFYHFTDQ, encoded by the coding sequence ATGAAACGACTCCACATCTCTCCTCTCCACCAAGCCTGCCTCGCCCTTCTCACGCTCGGGGTCATGCTCATGGCCAGCTGCAGTTCAGCGACTTTACCGCAGGGAAAGCTGCATCAGGTGGGTTTCGTCTGGCTGAAAAATCCGCAGGATCGCTCGCGCATCATTGAGGCGGTGCATGACTTTGGAAAACACATCCCTGAGGTGCGTAGCGCGGCGGTGGGAACACCGATGTCAGTCGGCAGTCGCCTAGCGGATACCAGCTACGATGTGGCTTTCGTTTTGACCTTCGACGATGACGCAGCTCGGCAGCGCTACGCTGCGCATCCGGTGCATGAAAAGGCCGCCCAGGAGGTCTTCCTACCGCTCTCACGCAAGCTGCTGTTTTATCATTTCACCGATCAGTGA
- a CDS encoding alkaline phosphatase family protein, with amino-acid sequence MRSSLLVFALAAFVAANPLLKADPAQDQHVILISVDGLAHYYFDDPKAPMPTIRKLAAEGARAKRMKTSLPTVTWPNHTTLVTGVQPGKHGVIGNSVFDRATQKEIVYLPDPVFDKDEIVKVPTVYDVVHQAGLSTAGIIWPASRNAKTLDWTVPDVGTQELFTKYGTPSLLEECRAAGIPVDRQEEWCKAGNAGKFPRDNLYTQMAVHVIKKHKPNFLALHLVSVDAFEHATGRQTPETYAAIQDSDNHIRDIVQAVEEAGLKDKTTFIITADHGFITYTKIIQPNVLLKQLGYIKAFGPRPTERQVWSFSQGVAYIYVLDQPNKKKIIEDITPKLAAMEGVEQVIEEKDFAQYGMQTPAEDARMPDLILSAKDGYYFGNNVAGDQLIEKTDAPKGAHGYSPSHPLMDASFVIAGPRIKPGTVLDLISNTDVAPTASHLLGVEMQDVDGKVLSEVMR; translated from the coding sequence ATGCGTTCCTCTCTGCTTGTCTTTGCTCTTGCCGCTTTTGTCGCAGCGAACCCTCTGTTGAAGGCCGATCCGGCTCAGGATCAGCATGTCATCCTCATCAGTGTGGATGGTCTGGCGCACTACTACTTTGACGATCCGAAAGCGCCCATGCCGACTATCCGCAAGCTGGCGGCTGAAGGTGCGCGGGCCAAGCGGATGAAGACCTCCCTGCCGACGGTGACCTGGCCTAACCATACCACGCTCGTGACGGGGGTGCAGCCCGGGAAACACGGGGTGATTGGCAACAGTGTCTTTGATCGGGCCACCCAAAAAGAGATCGTCTATCTCCCAGACCCGGTGTTTGACAAGGACGAGATCGTCAAGGTGCCCACGGTGTATGATGTGGTGCATCAGGCCGGGCTGAGCACTGCAGGCATCATCTGGCCCGCCTCACGCAATGCCAAGACGCTGGACTGGACCGTGCCTGATGTCGGCACGCAGGAACTCTTTACTAAATACGGCACGCCTTCGTTGCTGGAGGAATGCCGTGCGGCGGGCATCCCGGTGGATCGCCAGGAAGAGTGGTGCAAGGCAGGCAATGCTGGCAAGTTCCCACGTGACAACCTCTACACCCAGATGGCGGTGCATGTGATCAAGAAACACAAGCCGAACTTCCTGGCCCTGCACCTCGTCAGTGTGGATGCCTTTGAGCATGCGACCGGACGTCAAACCCCTGAGACCTATGCCGCCATCCAGGATAGCGACAATCACATCCGCGACATCGTCCAGGCCGTCGAGGAGGCCGGGCTGAAGGACAAAACCACCTTCATCATCACGGCAGACCACGGTTTCATCACCTACACGAAGATCATCCAGCCGAATGTGCTGCTGAAACAGCTCGGTTACATCAAAGCCTTCGGCCCTCGTCCCACGGAGCGTCAGGTGTGGAGCTTCTCTCAGGGCGTGGCTTACATCTACGTGCTGGATCAGCCTAACAAAAAGAAAATTATCGAAGACATCACCCCCAAGCTGGCGGCCATGGAAGGCGTGGAGCAGGTGATCGAGGAAAAAGACTTCGCCCAATACGGCATGCAGACCCCGGCTGAAGATGCCCGCATGCCCGACCTCATCCTCTCCGCCAAAGACGGTTACTACTTCGGCAACAACGTCGCCGGAGATCAACTCATCGAGAAAACCGACGCCCCGAAAGGGGCCCACGGTTATTCCCCCTCGCATCCGCTCATGGACGCCAGCTTCGTCATCGCTGGTCCGCGCATCAAGCCCGGCACCGTTCTCGACCTCATCTCCAACACCGATGTCGCCCCCACCGCCTCGCATTTACTGGGGGTGGAGATGCAAGACGTGGATGGGAAGGTGCTGAGTGAGGTGATGAGGTGA
- the ycaC gene encoding isochorismate family cysteine hydrolase YcaC produces MSSYPYNRLDKNDAAVLLVDHQSGLTNLVHDFSPDDFKNNVLALADAAKYFQLPTILTTSFENGPNGPLVPEIKEMFPDAPYIARPGNINAWDNEDFVKAVKATGKKQLIIAGIVTEVCVAFPALSAREEGFEVFVVTDASGTFNKTTRDAAWMRMQAAGCQLMTWFGLACELHRDWRNDVEGLGTLFSNHLPNYRCLFTSYNATQAAVAAATK; encoded by the coding sequence ATGAGCTCTTATCCTTACAATCGCCTCGATAAAAATGACGCCGCGGTCCTCCTCGTGGATCATCAGTCTGGCCTGACCAATCTGGTGCATGATTTCTCTCCAGACGACTTTAAGAACAATGTGCTGGCCCTGGCCGATGCGGCCAAGTATTTCCAGCTGCCGACGATCCTAACGACCAGCTTTGAAAATGGTCCCAACGGTCCGCTGGTGCCGGAGATCAAAGAGATGTTTCCCGATGCGCCCTACATCGCCCGACCTGGCAATATCAATGCCTGGGATAACGAAGACTTTGTCAAAGCGGTGAAGGCCACGGGGAAGAAACAACTCATCATCGCAGGGATTGTCACTGAGGTGTGTGTGGCCTTCCCGGCACTGTCGGCGCGTGAGGAGGGTTTTGAGGTGTTTGTGGTGACGGATGCCTCGGGCACCTTCAATAAGACCACACGGGATGCGGCCTGGATGCGCATGCAGGCGGCGGGTTGTCAGCTCATGACTTGGTTTGGTCTGGCCTGTGAGTTGCATCGTGACTGGCGCAATGATGTGGAGGGCCTGGGCACGCTGTTCTCGAACCACCTGCCCAACTACCGCTGCCTGTTCACCAGCTACAATGCGACGCAGGCGGCCGTGGCTGCGGCGACGAAGTGA
- a CDS encoding VOC family protein: MKETPTSPAIDPGVRIGHVHLKVADLERALAFYSGVLGFTITQRYGPGAAFISAGGYHHHIGLNTWESRGGKPPPPGTTGLYHTAILYPTREALADALRRLIAAGIPLDGAADHGVSLALYLRDPDDNGVELYWDRPESEWPRAGDGSLAMFTRELDLEDLLRA; encoded by the coding sequence ATGAAAGAAACCCCAACCTCCCCCGCCATCGACCCCGGCGTGCGCATCGGTCATGTGCATTTGAAAGTGGCGGATCTCGAGCGTGCGCTGGCCTTTTACAGCGGCGTTCTCGGGTTCACGATCACGCAGCGTTATGGCCCGGGCGCTGCCTTCATCTCGGCGGGTGGCTATCACCATCACATCGGTCTGAATACCTGGGAAAGCCGAGGTGGAAAACCTCCACCCCCCGGAACCACGGGTCTTTATCACACGGCCATTCTTTACCCCACGCGGGAGGCTTTGGCCGATGCCCTACGGCGGCTCATCGCGGCGGGCATCCCGCTGGACGGCGCAGCGGATCATGGCGTGAGCCTGGCGCTGTATCTGCGTGACCCCGATGATAACGGCGTGGAACTGTATTGGGATCGCCCTGAATCCGAATGGCCGCGCGCTGGCGATGGTTCTCTGGCCATGTTTACCCGCGAGCTGGATCTGGAGGATCTGCTGCGGGCCTGA
- a CDS encoding pirin family protein produces the protein MKPLKRIHHSTAMHWVGNGFPVRSVFDYNGLGRELSPFLLLDYAPPYDFPPGGAKEKRGVGAHPHKGFETVTVAYQGELEHRDSSGGGGKIGPGDVQWMTAGRGIVHEEFHSAAFTQKGGRLQMAQLWVNLRAVDKKAAPRYQTLLQKDIPTVTLPNEAGSLRVIAGDYSTTTGPAKTYSPIQLWDVSLKAGQDVTLPVPEGHTTAFLLLQGMVTIHGDADAKEGDLAIFERQGQSLTLHAKEEARLLLMAGEPLNEPIAGHGPFVMNTYEEIEAAFDEFQRGEMGGL, from the coding sequence ATGAAACCTCTCAAACGCATTCATCACAGCACCGCCATGCACTGGGTCGGTAACGGCTTTCCCGTGCGTTCCGTGTTTGATTACAATGGTCTCGGGCGTGAGCTCAGCCCGTTTCTTCTGCTCGACTACGCACCGCCTTATGACTTCCCACCGGGCGGAGCCAAGGAAAAGCGCGGTGTGGGAGCCCATCCTCACAAGGGCTTTGAAACCGTGACCGTGGCCTATCAAGGCGAGCTGGAGCATCGTGACTCCAGCGGGGGTGGCGGGAAGATCGGCCCGGGCGATGTGCAGTGGATGACCGCTGGGCGTGGCATCGTGCATGAGGAGTTTCACTCCGCGGCCTTTACCCAGAAAGGCGGCCGACTTCAGATGGCGCAGCTGTGGGTGAATCTGCGTGCTGTGGATAAAAAGGCAGCACCGCGCTACCAAACATTGCTTCAAAAAGACATTCCCACCGTCACCCTGCCGAATGAGGCGGGAAGCCTGCGAGTGATCGCGGGAGATTACTCTACCACGACAGGTCCAGCCAAGACGTACTCCCCCATTCAGCTCTGGGATGTGAGTTTGAAAGCGGGGCAGGATGTGACGCTCCCTGTGCCAGAGGGGCACACCACGGCTTTTCTGCTCTTGCAAGGCATGGTGACCATCCATGGAGACGCCGATGCTAAGGAAGGGGATTTGGCCATCTTTGAGCGTCAGGGACAGAGCCTCACACTCCATGCGAAAGAGGAAGCTCGTTTGCTGTTGATGGCTGGAGAACCTCTCAACGAACCCATCGCCGGTCACGGTCCCTTTGTGATGAACACATATGAAGAGATCGAAGCCGCCTTCGATGAATTTCAACGCGGTGAAATGGGCGGGCTGTGA
- a CDS encoding M15 family metallopeptidase → MNVSKRTLENLSSLNDKARAKLEPFVAAAQEVMVKYGVKVEVISGLRSWQKQAELYAEGRTKPGKIVTKAKPGSSWHNYGLAIDLGLFKDGQYLDSENPRQADKLYQELGQLAAAQGIEWAGTWKSFAEGPHFQITFGLTLAQARSQMERNGQDVQKLVF, encoded by the coding sequence ATGAATGTCTCAAAACGAACATTGGAAAATCTCTCCAGCTTGAATGACAAAGCGAGAGCGAAGCTGGAGCCTTTCGTCGCCGCAGCTCAGGAGGTGATGGTCAAATACGGTGTCAAAGTGGAGGTCATCTCAGGCCTGCGCTCCTGGCAAAAGCAGGCGGAGCTTTATGCCGAAGGGCGGACGAAACCCGGTAAAATCGTCACCAAAGCCAAGCCGGGCTCGAGCTGGCATAACTACGGCCTAGCCATTGACCTGGGGCTTTTCAAGGACGGCCAATACCTGGACTCAGAGAACCCACGCCAGGCCGATAAACTGTATCAAGAACTCGGCCAACTGGCCGCAGCTCAGGGCATCGAGTGGGCGGGCACCTGGAAGAGTTTTGCCGAAGGCCCCCATTTCCAAATCACCTTCGGCCTCACCCTGGCCCAAGCACGATCCCAGATGGAGCGGAATGGACAGGATGTGCAGAAGCTGGTGTTTTAG
- a CDS encoding endonuclease/exonuclease/phosphatase family protein translates to MPCPPSTLFSQTACTLLSALLLISCGSLPKKNIVNTQITSRSAPVRSFTGGYPRYRGTDFLTFQELKQLLENPKPEGKLQAKLEKLLNTPLISNEAYYQGKRPTRLQNPQMGDYLRIATWNVEKSIRMKEVTEMLGSEIAFEKLMDQRGAPKGSPAYEEVRRERERLLTADVLLLQEMDIGISRSEYRNVAQELARTLGMNYAYAPQQLEIDPVLLGLESIPDGRGGMVRHQPDEARYKGVFGLAILSRYPIKSAKSFQLQAQPYDWYAGEKARRDLAEGARRIATEIVFDNEIVREMKIGGRIFFSVDLDVPGLPDNTLTVVNNHLEIKARPHDREAQMAEILAQIQTIPHTVVMAGDHNSSKADMSPTSLTRIFSRTTTDPETWLSVSMDLLLAAPAALNSGRVLLNATKNLHSPLAPHIPVVLPNKTRRMFVNIEDFRFSDGGRFDFRGDKERSINRSSAKLANSNEKALKGQTPTFRVQRPIGPLGRSRLDWIFVKAPPSAQPHPDSYRLAPHYGETLSGLIEGLNIRLSDHSPCVADIPLQEPPGV, encoded by the coding sequence ATGCCCTGCCCCCCCTCGACACTCTTTTCCCAGACTGCATGCACCCTGCTATCCGCCCTACTGCTGATTAGCTGCGGCAGCCTTCCCAAGAAGAACATCGTCAATACACAGATCACCTCCCGCTCAGCACCCGTGCGTTCATTCACAGGCGGATACCCACGCTATCGCGGCACGGATTTTTTGACCTTCCAGGAGCTCAAGCAACTGCTGGAGAATCCCAAGCCCGAAGGCAAGCTGCAAGCCAAGCTGGAGAAGCTGCTGAACACCCCCCTCATCTCCAACGAAGCCTATTATCAAGGCAAGCGCCCGACACGCTTGCAGAACCCGCAGATGGGCGACTACCTGCGCATCGCCACCTGGAATGTGGAGAAATCCATCCGCATGAAGGAAGTGACGGAGATGCTCGGCTCCGAAATCGCTTTTGAAAAACTCATGGATCAGCGGGGTGCGCCCAAAGGCAGCCCTGCTTATGAAGAAGTGCGTCGTGAACGTGAGCGGCTGCTGACCGCAGATGTGCTGCTGCTGCAAGAGATGGACATCGGCATCAGCCGCTCTGAGTATCGCAATGTGGCTCAAGAACTGGCGCGCACTCTCGGCATGAACTACGCCTATGCGCCACAACAACTCGAAATCGACCCCGTCTTACTCGGCCTGGAGTCCATTCCTGATGGTCGTGGTGGCATGGTGCGGCATCAGCCGGATGAGGCCCGCTACAAGGGCGTCTTCGGTCTGGCCATTCTCTCCCGTTATCCTATCAAAAGTGCCAAGAGCTTCCAGCTTCAGGCTCAACCTTACGATTGGTATGCCGGTGAGAAAGCACGCCGTGACCTAGCGGAGGGAGCACGCCGCATCGCCACCGAGATCGTCTTCGACAACGAGATCGTGCGCGAGATGAAGATCGGCGGGCGCATCTTTTTCAGCGTGGATTTAGATGTCCCGGGCCTGCCCGACAACACCCTCACGGTGGTAAACAATCACCTCGAAATCAAAGCCCGCCCTCATGATCGTGAGGCCCAGATGGCCGAAATCCTGGCGCAGATTCAAACCATCCCGCACACCGTTGTCATGGCTGGAGATCACAACTCCTCCAAAGCGGACATGAGCCCCACCTCCCTCACCCGCATCTTTTCCCGCACCACGACCGATCCTGAGACTTGGCTCAGCGTGAGCATGGATCTGCTGCTGGCTGCGCCTGCCGCCCTGAACTCAGGCCGCGTGCTGCTGAATGCGACCAAGAACCTCCACAGTCCGCTAGCCCCGCACATCCCCGTCGTCCTGCCTAACAAAACACGTCGAATGTTCGTTAACATCGAGGACTTCCGCTTCAGCGATGGCGGACGCTTTGATTTCCGCGGTGATAAGGAACGCTCCATCAACCGCTCCTCAGCGAAGCTAGCCAACTCCAATGAAAAGGCCCTCAAAGGCCAGACCCCTACCTTCCGGGTGCAACGCCCCATCGGCCCGCTGGGTCGTTCACGGCTGGACTGGATCTTTGTCAAGGCACCCCCATCCGCTCAGCCTCACCCAGATAGCTATCGCCTCGCTCCGCATTACGGCGAGACTCTGAGCGGCTTGATCGAGGGACTCAATATCCGCCTTTCCGATCACAGCCCCTGCGTGGCCGATATCCCCCTGCAAGAGCCACCGGGGGTTTAA
- a CDS encoding LamG domain-containing protein, with the protein MNFYKDFGLVFRVLLIAAGCICGQVEAGAQSPVKWVDLQGREIMAEFVSINGGDITLRMNGKLVTFPLGTLSVESKQQAIALNLVASSVGAEPVSGMNDRIARFTFDEATPHRDAVLKNAKQSGGLLELNGIYEFSNEPDAYRAVLACPQLIRDQFTVAVRVTVDRLGDCVLAGGTSHRWLALQTDEKGALSLSLNNGAVRLESKKGGQLKRGKVADLAITHNVVDHSLTLYLNGEEVQKHVLASDFQFKPISKPGEPAGDSVFTFTNYSSGSAMKGEVDELIVYNRVLTPREIRDLKLGVRALNE; encoded by the coding sequence ATGAATTTTTACAAGGACTTTGGTCTTGTCTTCCGGGTACTGCTCATCGCTGCCGGGTGCATTTGTGGGCAAGTGGAAGCAGGTGCGCAGAGCCCTGTAAAATGGGTGGATCTGCAGGGTCGTGAGATCATGGCGGAGTTCGTTTCGATCAACGGTGGAGACATCACCTTACGCATGAATGGAAAGCTCGTAACCTTTCCTTTAGGCACCCTCTCGGTCGAAAGTAAGCAGCAAGCCATCGCTCTGAATCTCGTGGCCAGTTCTGTGGGTGCAGAACCAGTGTCAGGCATGAACGATCGGATCGCGCGTTTCACCTTCGATGAGGCAACTCCTCACCGTGATGCTGTTTTAAAGAATGCTAAGCAGTCTGGCGGCTTGCTGGAGCTGAATGGCATTTATGAATTCAGCAACGAACCGGATGCCTATCGTGCCGTGCTAGCCTGCCCTCAATTGATCCGGGATCAGTTCACCGTGGCTGTCCGCGTGACGGTTGATCGGCTGGGTGATTGTGTGTTGGCGGGAGGCACATCTCATCGATGGCTGGCGCTACAGACGGATGAAAAAGGAGCTTTAAGCCTCTCTTTAAACAATGGGGCGGTCAGACTCGAAAGCAAAAAGGGTGGGCAATTGAAGCGTGGAAAGGTGGCGGACCTTGCCATTACGCACAATGTCGTGGATCACAGCCTGACTCTGTATCTGAATGGCGAAGAAGTGCAGAAGCATGTGTTGGCGTCCGACTTCCAGTTTAAGCCGATATCGAAACCGGGCGAGCCTGCTGGAGATAGCGTTTTTACCTTTACCAACTATTCCTCTGGTAGCGCGATGAAGGGCGAGGTGGACGAACTCATCGTTTATAATCGAGTCCTGACCCCTCGCGAGATTCGAGATCTAAAACTCGGTGTCAGGGCTCTGAATGAATAG